The sequence ttttgcgTTTGAGTCAAGTGCTCCTTAGATGTTATTTCCACACCTACTCTCTCGTGGTCCATACAAATGTCGGCCCCTATCACTTATAGAGACTGAGACGAAGAtgaagacgaagacgaagactTGAGGTTGAGACAAAGACAGAGACGGAGACGAAGACTTGAGGATGAGTGCCTTGATGGCTTTGTATGAGTTGATGAGCTAAGGTTGTTGTATTGAGAATATGCATTTGAGTTCCTCTTGAAATCGTTTGTCTTTGTCTTGGATGAGTAAGATGGCTTTGTTTGGCTGATGAAGAAGACGAATGGCAAAGAAGGGTACGCTGACTGTCTAGCTCCGTTTGTGATACACCCAGCCCATCTCCTAGCTTGGCCCTATTATGCTCTAGCCCATTAGCCCATTAGGTTTTTATTATTAGGTATAAATAATGTAATCTCTAAGTTTATTGAGTATGAATGAATATATTTTGGTTGATAGTTATCaaacttctttcttctttcttgaTTTCTGGAGTTTGAGCTTGCTCGAAAAGCTTCGCCATTGATACGGATCGTATCAATTGGTGCTCTCATTGAGAGAATTTTTCTTTgaatatccaaaaaaaaaaatatgtcaaaATCTGAAATTCTCGCCGCCATTGAAGAGCTTCGAACCTCCATCTACAGCCTGCAAGCCTCTATCGACGCTCCGACCACAAACACGTTCCCTCCGGCTACTACTCCAGATCTCTGTTGGTTCCCATCCTCTTCACCACCACCCATTACTCCAGCCCAATACCTACCACCATCGTTTTCCCCAATTCCACATACAACTCACTCCACATCTCTTCTTCCCATTCGCCGTCTTAGCCCATCCGAAATCGAAGAGAAAAACGACCGCGGGCTTTGCTACAATTGTGACCAAACTTGGTCCGATACCCATCGATGCCGCAGCAAATTCTTGATTCTGTTCGGCACTGACGACGAGGATGACTTCGGCGATCCTAAATCTCCAGCTTTCATGGCTGGAGTTGAAGCTACTACGGTGGAGGATGTCTCAAGTCCTTCACCATTCCCAACCACTCACAGCACCTCTCCGATTTTCTCGCCGTCGGCACCCTCCGCCACCACCGTTACTCCAACAGATCTGCCCTTTATTGATGCTCCACCCCATTTGCCGTCCAAAGCTATCCCACCTCACTCTGTTCTGCATTCGCCCACTCCACTACCATCGACAGTCCTccaaccgccgccgccgccaacaCCTCCACCGCCAATACAACCTCCACCCACCGAGCCATCCCTAGACTTACTACCTTCACTTGCAATAACCCCTTCGGTGAGGTCTAAAAATATTAAGCCCAGCCCAACTGTTATATATGGGTCCAAAACGAGTGGCCCAAAAGGTTTATTTGCTGTGAGCAGCCCAAGCGTACAGGAGAATGATCGGGGACTTGGCAGTCCATTTTGGTTGCTCGTTGGTCCTGAGGATGAGAGTGTGTCTGATACCTTTAGACCCAGATCTGCTGCAATTGTTTTTGTGGGCGTCGTCTCTAGCTTTTACCCTCTCATGGGTGTTTTCGCCGGTCAAGAAGTTCAGCTATGCGGTGAACCACCGCCGGATCTCTTGGGAATACCCAATCGATTCCATACCACGCCGTATCAGTTTTTGAGGTTTGTTTGGATTATTTTTGTGCAGGTTTTCGGTTGGAACTTATGTCGAGCACATGGTGGGCATAGATTTATCAAGCTTTTAGTTGGAAATCAGTCTTGGCTTTTATCAAGCATGTGGCGGGCAATTTCCACATTCTCGGGTAATGGAGAAAGGAAGTTTTTAAATGCTACTGCTGAAGTAAAATTAAATTGTGGGTGTTATGCGGTATGCAGCATAGGAGTGGCTCCTTGCACATCCATTAATGGACCATCGCTCTCAGCTCGGTGCTCTTATTTAACTCGCAATGCAGCAAATTTTTGTTCTATGCTTGAGCATGAAGTCGGGATTGAGTCGATGGGTTCTGTTGTTTCACCTCCCTTGGGTGATTCAAGCTGTGAAGTGAAAGATGAGGTTCGAGTTGCTGCTGGTTATAGTGATTTTGATGAGCCAAAATCAAAAGCTAAAGCTATTAATCGAGAATCTCTCGACTTCACTAACATTCCTATTGAGAAGCTCCACACCGTCCTAATTATAGGACGTCCGAATATTGGGAAGTCAGCATTGTTTAACCGTTTGATTCGGAGGAGGGAGGCACTTGTTTACGACACCCCTAATGACCACGTTACACGTGATATAAGAGATGGAATTGCTAAATTGGGTGATTTGCGGTTTCGAGTTCTAGATTCAGCTGGCTTGGAGGTAGAGGCTTCTTTGGGTTCTGTTCTTGTTAGAACTGCTGCTATGACCGGATATGTGTTGTCAAAAGCCTATTTGTCACTTGTCTTGATCGATGCAAAAGATGGACTACAACCGTTAGATTTCGATGTTGGAAAGTGGCTAAGGAAGCTTATTTCGGCACCATTTTGTTATGTTTTCGCAATTAGTGGGGAATCATCGCCATTTTTCATCGCTtcaccttgaggacaaggtgaTTGTGAAGGAGTGGGGAATGATACACCCAGCCCATCTCCTAGCTTGGCCCTATTATGCTCTAGCCCATTAGCCCATTAGGTTTTTATTATTAGGTATAAATAATGTAATCTCTAAGTTTATTGAGTATGAATGAATATATTTTGGTTGATAGTTATCaaacttctttcttctttcttgaTTTCTGGAGTTTGAGCTTGCTCGAAAAGCTTCGCCATTGATACGGATCGTATCAGTTTGAGTCAAGTCGTCCTTAGATGTCGGCCCCAATCACTTATAGAGACTGagacgaagacgaagacgaagacgaagacgaagactTGAGGTTGAGACAAAGACAGAGACGGAGACGAGGAAGGAGAGGTGCCCCAATCTTTTTTGTTTCTCCGTTTTTCggtttttgtttttccgtttGCATCGGACGCTGAATCTGGGCCGTTGGATGTCATATTCCGTTATATTTCCATTTTGCGACCACATATGGATGGATCAGTGCCTTATCTCTTGGCACCATGACCGAAGCGCCACGTGGCGCTAATCTTATCTGCTGTGGATGGGCGCGAGTTTGAGGTTGAGCACTGCaagcagtggcggagccaggaattaatttgggagggggctgaactTGCACCATCCCTgagaaatctatatatatattttttttaaatctcaaaatttgggagggggcttcagcccccccggCTCCGCCCGTGACTGCAAGTGCAGCACAACCGTCGTCTTCAACCTTTCCAATAGAACATCAGTCACTGATTGAGAGAGAAAAACGACCTTGGACGCTCCGCCATTCCCCTTGAACACCAGTCGTCATCTTCGATCTTCCCAGACAACACCAGATTTCGCCACTCCCGTGTGTATTAATTCCTCTGTTATTGTTGTTCTGGAATTCTATGTAAAATCCATCTATTTCTTCAATTTCGCAAGTGTTTCCTCTGGAATTCAAAAACTGTATTAATTATGGATTCAAAAACTGAAACTTTTAGCAGCAAGAATTAACTTCTCTGCCTCTAAACCAATTTGATAATTAGTTGTTGAAATAGAAATCATATAAAAGGagaaaaacgaaaaagaaaaccTAGCAAATctttgaaagcacaaagacgctaactaagggccgaacctcaaTAAAACCTTCATGGCGAAACCCAATGGTTAAAACACtagtaaaggaaaaagagtaatCGTCTACTaaaacgagaaaaaaaaaaaaagcagaaaCAAGAAGAACAAATTAACAATAATAGCAAAAACCAACAAAAGGACCAAGCCAAATTTTCCATTCTTTATGTCATCCACCACACCACTATCCAGTGCCTCACCCCGGTTAGCATCTACTGCCTCTTCAAAATCTTCAACACTACATGCCTCATCAAAGCCACCAAATGAAGAAGACATCATTAGCTAATTAACTTTACGATAGAAATTTGAGATATGAATATCCTTTtagaaataacataaaactttgaAATAGCTTACTTGAATCTCATTGGGAAAATCGATGTTTGATTTTCTGCAACTCTGCATGTGCTTGTTTCATGTTGATTCTATCCCCGGGAGAGTCCGCAGAGCATTTCAGAGCCAATTCAAGTATGGATGATACACACTGCATATTCTTGTCAAtcatttcttcctccaaattCATGACTAAGTTGGCATCTATCACTTCATCTGGGATCTCCGAAAGTGAGAGTTCTACCCATCTCTTTAAGCTCATATTTCCGCCAAACATATCATCACCAGGCCTTTTTCTTGTAAAagtttcaatcaacatcacccCGTAGCTATACACATCACACCTTGTTGAAACTAGCCCTTCCAAACCATACTCTGGAACAACAAAAATGATCATGATGTATGCAGTAAGGAAGACATAATTAAATGATTAAAAGTGAAGTGCAATACATATATTTAGAGAAACTTCACCTGGAGCAATGTAACCCAATGTTGCTAGCGTGTTGGTTAACACAGAGCTATCTCCATCGCATAACAACTTTGCTATCCCAAAGTCGCTTACATGGGCAACCATGTCTTCATCTAACAACACATTACTAGGCTTCAAGTCGCTGTGGACAATGGGCATTGAATAACCGTGGTGAAGATACTCCAAAGCAGATGCAACATCaatcattatattcaatctCTCCATCATATTCAAGCAATAGTTGTGGGAATATAACCATTTTTCAAGGTTTCCCTTTGGCATATATTCAAGTACTAATGCCTTGAACTCTTCATTGGAGCAACTACTTATGACGCTTGTCAGATTCCTGTGTCGAATGCTACGGAGTATCTCACATTCGACATCAAATATTCTTGAAATACCTTCTAGCTGCATATTAAACACCTTGACAGCGATATCCTTCCCATTGTTAAGAATTCCCTTATAAACAGAGCAAGAACTCCCGGTGCCAAGTAAATTGCTTTCATTGAATCTTTCCGTTGCTTGCAGCAGTTCATAATAAGAGATTCTTTCCGGCACAATGGATTTCAGCTCATCAACTTCTCTGCTAGTCGTCTtatctttccttttgtttttgaCAATTATAAAGGCCAAAGAAACAACTGAGATGAAAGCCACAACCCCGAAAACAATAAATGAAGCTCGTTCCACCTTCTTTCTCTTTGATCTGTGATTAGAAATTGAAGAGCAATTTTGAACATGGAACTTGGGGATTCCACACAATGCCTCATTACCCTTAAAAGAATCCATAGTGAAGTCTCTAAACGAACCTCCattaggaatttctccactCAAACTATTGAAAGAGACATTAAAGTAGTCGAGGTGTTGGAGTGCTTCTAAAGACTTTGGAATTGAACCAGAGAGGTTGTTGTACGACAAGTCGAGATTTGCCAAACTGGTCATTTTTCCCATAGACACAGGAATAGAACCTTCTAGTCTATTATTTGCCAAAGACAAATTAATCAAATTCTGCAACTTTCCGATATTGCTCGGAATTGACTCTGACAACTTATTCATCGATAGGTTTATATATATTGCTGCTCCTAAGTTACTTATCTCTTGTGGTAGGAACCCATTTAATGAATTCGAGGACAAGTCTAGAGTGATCAAATCTTTTAGGCCCCATAAGCTTGATGGTATGCTTGAATTCAAAATGTTGGAGTCTAGATAAAGAACTCTTAAAGAAGAGACATATCCCAGACATTTAGGAATTGAGCCTGAAAATTGATTATGGCTCATAAATAAAGCATTGAGGCTGAATAGATCACATATAGCATGTGGTATTAAGCCTCCCAACATGTTATCTTGAAGATCTAATCCTTGAAGTTCATGGAAATGGCTTATAGTTAGTGGAATATTACCAGATAACTCATTGCCATGCAAAGCCAATGCAATCAAACGGCTTAAATTGCCTATTTCAACAGGAATGCTGCCACTGAAATTGCAGTTGTTGGCAGTGAATGTTCGAAGTGAGGAAGATAAGTTCCCAACAGAAGCTGGAATGACACCATTTAGAGGATTATGATCAATTGACAAAAGATTTAGAGACCTGCAATTTGTCAATGAAGTAATGAAGGAAGAAGATGGTGCCTGGGTAAGATTGTTGCTGAACAGAGTAAGACGTTGGAGATTTTTTAGGTTGCCGAGATGAGTAGGTATATAACCACTGAATTTGTTTTCATGAAGTGTGAGAATTGTGAGTCGAGAACAGTTAGAGATGGAGTTGGGTATTGCTCCACTCATGGAATTTATGCCAAGAAGAAGATGTTCAAGAAAGGGAGTGGCACGGCATAAATGGGTTGGAAGAACCCCTGACAGAGCATTGCCGGTAACTGATAGAATCCGAagagttgaaatgttaaagagctCATGTGGAATCGAACCACTCAAGCTGTTCAAGTTTAATTCTAATATCTCCAAATGGTAAAGTTGGCCAAATTCAGTGGGAATAAGCCCTGCAAAACATGAGATTTCAAAAACACATATTGTAGCTAAACAAGCAATTTACATGAAAATTACTCTGTTGTACCTGTAAAATGGTTTTCCGAGAGATCCAAATTTGTTAGCATGGTAATATTCCCGACATCCCTTGAAAGGTTCCCCGTTAATTTGTTGCGCCCTAGATTTATGATTTGCAGAGCAGacatattcatgaaaatattgaaatcaatTGAGCCCGCAATCTCATTCCGTTCAGCACCAAAAGTAAGCAGACTCTGAAGATAGCCAATCTCATGTGGTAGTATTCCTGGCAAAAAAAAGTGTCATGAaactaataaaatcttatttacaCAAATTTATGTGATAAGAACTTGAACCATACCATTCAAATTGTTACCACCAAGATATAACCCCTGAAGAGATGTCAAGTAGCCGATTTCTGAAGGTATCTCCCCACTAAAAGAGTTGTAAGAGAGGCTCAACTCCTCAAGCCGTGAACATTGGGATACATTTGTGGGAATCGCGCCACTCAGCTGATTTTTAGAAAGACTTAGCACAGTAAGAAATGAAAGATTACAGCACATGTCTGTTGGAAGACTTCCACTCAATTGATTGCCTGTCAAAGCTATAACTACAAGGGTCGAGATGTTGAATATGGCTGATGGTATAGCACCCGACAaatgattgaattgaacatacagagtttgtagactttgaagtcttcccaactcttttggaatttctccacttagagAATTGGAAGATAAGGAAAGATATTGTAGGTTTGTGAGGTTTGAGAGAGATTTTGGGATGGAACCCATGAAGCTGTTGTTGCGTAAATTCAAGTACTCTAATTTTGGTAACTGACCCAACATCGGAGGGATGTCTCCGGTGAAGTTGTTGAATCGGAAAGATATGAACTTCAAACGGCGGAGGAGAGACAGTTCCTGTGGCAAATCTCCATAGAAAAGGTTGTTGGTGAGGTCGAGGGAGACGAGGAAGGAGAGGTGTCCGAGCTGTGGTGGAATGGTGGCGGAGAGAGCCATGTTGGAGAGATTCAAGGCAGCTACTCTGTGGTGGCGGAAGCTGCAAGTGACGCCAATCCAGCTGCAGACGGAGGTGGAGTTGGTCCAATTAGTTGCAAGTAAAAGAGATGTATGTTTGAGTGAAAGAAGGGCAGTTTGATCAGTTGCAAGGCTCAGAGGTTGTTTGGCTTTGGCTTCAGAAGAAAGCATTGGGAAGGTTATGGTAATTAGGAATGCATACAGCAAAATGTAATGAAGCTTTTTCTCCATGGCTGCAAATTGTGATTGTATTATGACTGCATCCAataatcatcatatatatatagaaacagATATATAGAATCCTTATATCTCGATTGATTATATAGAAACAGATATATAGAATCAAACTTCTATTTGTGCAACAACTGGGTTAATGGACTTAATTATGATTCCGGTTGCTGATTAATTTGGGAATGAGATGTTAATTAACTAAGTGAGCGGTTGTGAGCATTATTTTAACATATAAATCGGATTCACAATTGTGAGCATCGCATATATTTGTATATTATTGTTTTAATGttatgagagaaaaaaaagtcAAACTATATCATAATGGATGgcctttataattttttgtttttcaacGTTAAGAGCTTCTTGTACCATGATCCATGTACCCTCTTGATTTTCCTAACAATAAATGGTTAAAAGTAATATGTATagttcaatttaatttaaaatatacaataGAGCGAAAAGTCAATATTAATTAACCTTAAATAAACAGtttattaatttcaatttaccatttaattatagttattattaaactaattaaatttCCACACTAATAGATCATTAAATTAAGCAGCTCAATTTAATTATCAATTTAGGGTTACATATAAATGCGGTGCTTGCTCATGTGATATTAACAATGTATATATGTTTTGTGGGTTTCAAACTAAGAGAATTAATTTGAACTGAAACGCATCCAACCATCTAATTTCGacaaattattataaatacttACAACATTCAACATTCAAATACTTCAATTCGATCTAAAGTTAAATATCATGATTCAAATCCTATTCTTCCTCGTTATTAGTGGAGTAATGGTGAATGAATCTCAAGCGCATCGTCAAATCGAATCGATCAATTCAACAATTGTTACAACAAATAATAAAATCGATTTTTGCGACAATAACGAAATAGAGTCTGTAGCTTGTTGTCAAGCAATTCTTAAGTGCTTTTGCAATCTCGCTGATTCATTGCCAAGTGGTTGTTGTATTTCATATAAAGCTCTTAGTTCAGATAGTTTTGATGCATTTCGAGATGAAGCCATTGCAGAAAATAATTCTGAATATTGTAACACTGAGTATGGGATTAAAACTTTAGAACATTTATGCAATCCTTGAGAATTGCTAAACATGTAACGTTGCAATAATCgttaatgaatttatttattttgaatttcataTTAACTAGTATTTATatccgtgca comes from Salvia miltiorrhiza cultivar Shanhuang (shh) chromosome 3, IMPLAD_Smil_shh, whole genome shotgun sequence and encodes:
- the LOC131015325 gene encoding putative receptor-like protein kinase At3g47110 — translated: MEKKLHYILLYAFLITITFPMLSSEAKAKQPLSLATDQTALLSLKHTSLLLATNWTNSTSVCSWIGVTCSFRHHRVAALNLSNMALSATIPPQLGHLSFLVSLDLTNNLFYGDLPQELSLLRRLKFISFRFNNFTGDIPPMLGQLPKLEYLNLRNNSFMGSIPKSLSNLTNLQYLSLSSNSLSGEIPKELGRLQSLQTLYVQFNHLSGAIPSAIFNISTLVVIALTGNQLSGSLPTDMCCNLSFLTVLSLSKNQLSGAIPTNVSQCSRLEELSLSYNSFSGEIPSEIGYLTSLQGLYLGGNNLNGILPHEIGYLQSLLTFGAERNEIAGSIDFNIFMNMSALQIINLGRNKLTGNLSRDVGNITMLTNLDLSENHFTGLIPTEFGQLYHLEILELNLNSLSGSIPHELFNISTLRILSVTGNALSGVLPTHLCRATPFLEHLLLGINSMSGAIPNSISNCSRLTILTLHENKFSGYIPTHLGNLKNLQRLTLFSNNLTQAPSSSFITSLTNCRSLNLLSIDHNPLNGVIPASVGNLSSSLRTFTANNCNFSGSIPVEIGNLSRLIALALHGNELSGNIPLTISHFHELQGLDLQDNMLGGLIPHAICDLFSLNALFMSHNQFSGSIPKCLGYVSSLRVLYLDSNILNSSIPSSLWGLKDLITLDLSSNSLNGFLPQEISNLGAAIYINLSMNKLSESIPSNIGKLQNLINLSLANNRLEGSIPVSMGKMTSLANLDLSYNNLSGSIPKSLEALQHLDYFNVSFNSLSGEIPNGGSFRDFTMDSFKGNEALCGIPKFHVQNCSSISNHRSKRKKVERASFIVFGVVAFISVVSLAFIIVKNKRKDKTTSREVDELKSIVPERISYYELLQATERFNESNLLGTGSSCSVYKGILNNGKDIAVKVFNMQLEGISRIFDVECEILRSIRHRNLTSVISSCSNEEFKALVLEYMPKGNLEKWLYSHNYCLNMMERLNIMIDVASALEYLHHGYSMPIVHSDLKPSNVLLDEDMVAHVSDFGIAKLLCDGDSSVLTNTLATLGYIAPEYGLEGLVSTRCDVYSYGVMLIETFTRKRPGDDMFGGNMSLKRWVELSLSEIPDEVIDANLVMNLEEEMIDKNMQCVSSILELALKCSADSPGDRINMKQAHAELQKIKHRFSQ